One window from the genome of Sphingomonas lacunae encodes:
- a CDS encoding FAD-binding oxidoreductase → MKTDTFAAGTVTTDQARRDAMSHDVFVRGAAPAGVLRPSNIDELTQGVKAAAAQGLVLVPRGGGMSYTGGYVADRPDALAIDMSGMNRVLEINSTDMTVTVEAGITWHALYEALKPHGLRTPAWGTMSGIKASVGGGMGQNGTFWGANHGPFSQNVISLTVVLADGTVMETGCDFARVFGPDLTGLFTGDAGALGIKAHVTMPLIREAEAFAYGSFAFDTPADYCAAMSEIARSGLASESFGFDPYLQSLRMRRDSLTSDAKSLVTMMKSQGGFWKGIKEGAKVVAAGRSFLDDAKFSIHCLVEGRIQAAADEDMRRIEGIVRANNGRVVENTIPKILRANPFVPVNSMAGPDGGRWLPVHGIVRHSKAPSMIEALTALFETHAAEMDALGVGAGYMFLTFGTTGFIIEPCFYWPDELWGLHEQSIEPAHLAKLNRYPANPEARALVERLRAGVIDVVGQMGGVHFQVGRTYPLKDRSGPDRWAAIEAIKAHFDPEGRMNPGALGL, encoded by the coding sequence ATGAAGACTGACACCTTCGCCGCCGGGACGGTGACGACCGATCAAGCGCGACGCGACGCCATGTCGCATGATGTGTTCGTTCGCGGGGCGGCTCCCGCAGGCGTGTTGCGGCCGTCCAATATCGATGAACTCACGCAAGGTGTGAAGGCGGCCGCAGCTCAGGGACTGGTGCTTGTCCCGCGCGGCGGCGGCATGAGCTATACCGGTGGCTATGTCGCCGACCGTCCCGATGCTCTGGCTATCGACATGAGCGGCATGAACCGGGTGTTGGAGATAAACTCCACCGACATGACGGTGACAGTCGAGGCTGGCATTACATGGCACGCGCTCTACGAGGCGTTGAAACCGCACGGCCTGCGGACACCTGCCTGGGGCACCATGTCAGGGATCAAGGCTAGCGTCGGTGGCGGCATGGGACAGAATGGGACCTTTTGGGGCGCCAACCACGGCCCGTTCAGCCAGAATGTCATCAGCCTGACGGTGGTGCTGGCCGATGGCACGGTGATGGAAACCGGCTGCGACTTTGCCCGCGTTTTCGGCCCTGACCTGACCGGCCTGTTCACCGGCGATGCCGGCGCGCTGGGTATCAAGGCGCATGTCACCATGCCGCTGATCCGCGAGGCCGAGGCTTTTGCCTATGGCAGCTTTGCGTTTGATACACCTGCGGATTATTGCGCGGCGATGAGCGAGATCGCTCGCTCGGGGCTCGCCAGCGAAAGCTTTGGCTTTGACCCTTATCTGCAATCGCTCAGGATGCGGCGCGACAGCCTGACCAGCGATGCCAAGAGCCTCGTTACCATGATGAAGTCGCAAGGCGGCTTCTGGAAAGGGATCAAGGAAGGGGCAAAGGTTGTCGCCGCAGGACGATCCTTCCTCGACGACGCCAAATTCTCCATCCACTGTCTTGTCGAAGGGCGCATTCAGGCGGCGGCGGATGAGGACATGCGCCGGATCGAAGGGATCGTTCGCGCCAACAATGGTCGGGTGGTGGAAAATACAATCCCGAAGATCCTCCGCGCCAATCCTTTTGTGCCAGTCAATTCGATGGCCGGACCGGATGGCGGGCGCTGGTTGCCGGTGCACGGCATCGTCCGCCATTCCAAGGCGCCCTCGATGATCGAGGCACTGACTGCCCTGTTCGAGACTCATGCAGCAGAGATGGACGCGCTGGGTGTTGGCGCCGGCTATATGTTCCTGACGTTCGGCACGACCGGCTTCATCATCGAGCCTTGCTTCTATTGGCCGGACGAATTGTGGGGCCTGCATGAACAGTCGATCGAGCCGGCACATCTTGCCAAGCTCAACCGCTATCCCGCCAACCCGGAAGCACGGGCACTGGTGGAACGGCTCCGAGCGGGTGTCATAGATGTCGTGGGTCAGATGGGAGGCGTGCATTTCCAGGTCGGTCGCACCTATCCGCTCAAGGATCGCAGCGGCCCGGACCGCTGGGCGGCAATCGAGGCGATCAAGGCACATTTTGACCCCGAAGGGCGGATGAACCCGGGCGCTCTGGGGCTGTAG
- a CDS encoding MFS transporter, with protein MTASRSNEAAAVPGPAGSRSEFSLGWKTLLAAFLGTMCGASPLPVNVLGFLFDPLNAEFGWSKTQISIGVTIYGLTAALLAPFYGAMCDRYGVKRVGISSLIAFAVIFASFYLMPGQLAFFYGIWFLIGLVAIGSTPVSWSRAIGLWFVRNRGLALGIMMLGTSAAAIVVPRIAVAAIEFGGWRMIFPAVALLPILIAVPAVLALFREPRADEMPPQISAGADGSVAGMTLGKAMRTRQFWLLWVSILLISLAYGGAHTHMPAIIKDHGLGIGDAAGIMGIVGLGLLSGRLIVGALLDRFWGPGVGFPVLCLPALACYLLLGTGSDFAMIALAAFLLGFAAGAESDLIAFLAARYFGMAQFGRIYGFLYMPFATMTALSPVLYGIVRDTAGSYDPMLAGAALMFVTGGALLLLMGGYDRLKWSHNED; from the coding sequence ATGACCGCCAGTCGATCAAATGAAGCGGCGGCCGTGCCAGGTCCGGCGGGATCGCGATCCGAATTTTCCCTGGGCTGGAAAACGCTGCTGGCGGCGTTTCTCGGCACCATGTGCGGGGCCTCCCCGCTACCGGTCAATGTACTGGGGTTCTTGTTCGATCCGCTCAATGCCGAATTTGGCTGGAGCAAGACCCAAATCAGCATTGGCGTCACCATCTATGGCCTGACTGCCGCGCTGCTGGCTCCCTTTTATGGCGCAATGTGTGACCGGTATGGGGTGAAGCGGGTCGGCATCTCTTCGCTGATAGCTTTTGCAGTGATTTTTGCCAGTTTCTATCTGATGCCAGGACAATTGGCCTTTTTCTATGGCATCTGGTTTCTGATCGGCCTGGTCGCCATCGGATCGACACCTGTCTCCTGGAGCAGGGCCATCGGCCTGTGGTTCGTTCGCAATCGCGGGCTTGCGTTGGGGATCATGATGCTCGGAACCAGCGCCGCAGCCATAGTCGTGCCGCGCATCGCCGTTGCGGCCATCGAATTTGGCGGCTGGCGGATGATCTTTCCTGCAGTCGCCCTGTTGCCGATCCTCATTGCTGTGCCCGCGGTTCTCGCCCTGTTTCGCGAACCGCGTGCCGACGAAATGCCGCCACAGATCAGCGCGGGAGCCGATGGGTCTGTTGCCGGCATGACGCTGGGCAAGGCCATGCGGACGCGGCAGTTCTGGTTGCTCTGGGTGTCGATCCTGTTGATCAGCCTGGCCTATGGCGGTGCGCACACGCATATGCCGGCGATCATCAAGGACCATGGCCTCGGCATTGGCGATGCGGCCGGCATCATGGGAATCGTCGGCCTTGGCCTGTTGTCCGGACGATTGATCGTCGGGGCATTGCTTGACCGCTTCTGGGGACCGGGCGTTGGTTTCCCTGTCCTGTGTCTTCCTGCGCTGGCCTGTTACCTTTTGCTCGGAACAGGAAGTGATTTTGCCATGATTGCCCTCGCGGCTTTCCTGCTGGGCTTTGCAGCCGGGGCTGAAAGCGACCTCATTGCCTTCCTGGCTGCGCGCTATTTCGGCATGGCCCAGTTCGGGCGGATATACGGTTTTCTCTACATGCCTTTCGCCACCATGACGGCGCTTTCGCCTGTGCTTTACGGCATCGTTCGCGACACCGCCGGCAGTTACGATCCCATGCTGGCCGGTGCTGCTCTGATGTTTGTGACCGGCGGGGCGTTGCTGCTGCTGATGGGCGGGTATGACCGCCTGAAATGGAGCCACAATGAAGACTGA
- a CDS encoding HpcH/HpaI aldolase/citrate lyase family protein produces MPGPAVVQSMLFVPGSRPERLDKAMAAGADSVCIDLEDAVPADGKETARAAALAAIGRPGLAIRINGVATRAGIADLLALAEAPARPAHIYVPMVESPAELKIIRSVLADDSVGLIPLIETVEGLDNAPAIAADPSVEMVMFGGGDFSAQLGVALEWEPLLLARQRLVMACAAANKPAMDVPFIKLDDADGLAEETRRAKAIGFSAKAAIHPAQLDGIHSIFRPTLAQVAEAEEAIAAFAAAGGAAIRFNGRMLEAPIVRRYQQILAMKDKAHA; encoded by the coding sequence GTGCCCGGTCCCGCTGTTGTGCAGAGCATGTTGTTCGTTCCCGGATCGCGCCCCGAACGGCTCGACAAGGCAATGGCCGCTGGCGCCGACAGTGTCTGTATCGACCTTGAGGACGCTGTCCCGGCGGATGGCAAGGAGACGGCAAGGGCTGCTGCGCTTGCCGCCATTGGCCGCCCCGGCCTTGCCATCCGTATCAACGGCGTTGCCACCCGGGCCGGCATTGCCGACCTGCTCGCCCTCGCCGAAGCACCAGCGCGCCCGGCGCACATCTATGTGCCGATGGTCGAAAGCCCCGCCGAGCTGAAGATCATCCGCTCGGTGCTGGCCGATGACAGTGTCGGCCTGATCCCGCTGATCGAAACCGTTGAGGGGCTCGACAATGCTCCCGCCATCGCAGCCGATCCCTCAGTCGAGATGGTCATGTTCGGTGGCGGGGACTTCTCCGCCCAACTCGGTGTCGCGCTTGAATGGGAGCCACTGCTGCTTGCGCGACAGCGCCTCGTCATGGCCTGCGCCGCGGCCAACAAGCCGGCGATGGACGTGCCCTTTATCAAGCTCGATGATGCCGATGGCCTGGCTGAGGAAACCCGCCGCGCCAAGGCCATCGGATTTTCGGCCAAGGCGGCAATCCACCCGGCCCAGCTTGACGGCATCCACAGCATCTTCCGCCCGACACTCGCCCAAGTGGCCGAGGCCGAGGAAGCCATCGCTGCTTTTGCTGCCGCCGGGGGTGCGGCCATCCGCTTCAACGGTCGCATGCTCGAGGCGCCGATCGTGCGCCGTTACCAACAGATTTTGGCAATGAAGGACAAAGCCCATGCGTGA
- a CDS encoding MaoC family dehydratase: MRDGVIEVGPQRYRETYGRYFEEMIVGDIYEHRPGRTITEADNTWFTLLTMNQHPSHFDAEFARKTEFGKCIVASPLTVAIMTGQSVSDVSQKAVANLGWKEIRLLKPVFVGDTLYSESEVLEKRESEKRPQQGIVTIATRGLNQHGDVVCDFTRVMLIWKKGFGPMDE; this comes from the coding sequence ATGCGTGATGGTGTGATCGAAGTCGGGCCGCAACGGTACCGCGAAACCTATGGCCGCTATTTCGAGGAAATGATCGTCGGCGACATTTATGAGCATCGTCCCGGCCGGACGATCACCGAGGCGGACAATACCTGGTTCACCCTGCTGACAATGAACCAGCACCCCAGCCATTTTGACGCCGAGTTCGCGCGCAAGACGGAATTCGGCAAATGTATCGTCGCCTCGCCGCTGACCGTCGCGATCATGACCGGGCAGAGCGTGTCGGACGTCAGCCAAAAGGCTGTCGCCAATCTCGGCTGGAAGGAAATCCGCCTGCTCAAGCCGGTCTTCGTCGGCGACACCCTCTATTCGGAATCCGAAGTGCTGGAAAAGCGGGAGAGCGAGAAGCGCCCGCAGCAGGGCATCGTCACAATCGCGACGCGCGGGCTCAACCAGCATGGCGATGTCGTGTGCGATTTCACCCGTGTGATGCTGATCTGGAAAAAGGGCTTCGGCCCGATGGACGAGTAA
- a CDS encoding acyl-CoA dehydrogenase family protein, with protein MAEPSTARPAMDPDEEAALLDGIQRWMDKEVRPVVMKHDHGDIWPAELVAQMAEMGLFGATIDTEYGGLGLPAQTYAKIVMLISSYWMALTGIFNSHLIMACAVERFGTPEQKALWLPKFASGEVRGGLALTEPNAGTDLQAIRTTAVRDGDDYVINGTKTWISNSINGSCFAMLVKTDPKADPRYKGMSLFIAPKGEGLSVGKKFDKLGYKAIDSAELVMDNYRLPAANLIGGVEGQGFFQATGGLELGRINVAARGVGIAEGSLRLATEYAQVRQTMGKPISEHQAIQLKIGEMVTRAAASRLLTLEAAKAYDRGERCDMEAGMAKYFASESAVTNSQEAMRIYGGYSYSKEYDIERYYRDAMLMCIGEGTNEMQRMIISKQWVKRNPA; from the coding sequence ATGGCAGAACCCAGCACCGCCCGTCCGGCGATGGATCCGGACGAAGAAGCCGCCCTGCTCGACGGCATCCAGAGATGGATGGACAAGGAAGTCCGTCCGGTGGTCATGAAACATGACCATGGCGACATCTGGCCTGCTGAGTTGGTCGCGCAAATGGCTGAGATGGGCCTGTTTGGTGCAACAATCGACACCGAATATGGCGGGCTGGGACTGCCGGCACAGACCTATGCGAAGATTGTCATGCTCATTTCCTCCTACTGGATGGCGCTGACCGGCATTTTCAATTCGCACCTGATCATGGCCTGCGCCGTCGAACGCTTTGGCACGCCCGAGCAAAAGGCGCTGTGGCTGCCGAAATTCGCCAGTGGCGAAGTGCGCGGCGGCCTTGCCCTGACCGAACCCAATGCCGGTACTGATTTGCAAGCAATCCGCACGACGGCGGTCCGCGATGGCGACGATTATGTCATCAACGGCACCAAGACGTGGATCTCCAACTCGATCAACGGCAGCTGTTTTGCCATGTTGGTCAAGACCGACCCGAAGGCCGACCCGCGCTACAAGGGAATGAGCCTTTTTATCGCTCCCAAGGGCGAGGGGCTGAGTGTCGGCAAGAAGTTCGACAAGCTCGGCTACAAGGCGATCGATAGCGCCGAACTGGTGATGGACAATTACCGTCTGCCCGCCGCCAACCTGATCGGTGGTGTCGAGGGCCAGGGCTTTTTCCAGGCGACCGGTGGTCTGGAACTGGGGCGCATCAACGTCGCCGCGCGCGGTGTTGGCATCGCCGAGGGCTCACTGCGCCTCGCCACCGAATATGCCCAAGTCCGCCAGACCATGGGTAAGCCTATCTCCGAGCATCAGGCGATTCAGCTCAAGATTGGCGAAATGGTGACCCGTGCGGCCGCCTCACGACTGCTCACGCTGGAGGCCGCCAAGGCCTATGACCGGGGTGAGCGCTGTGACATGGAAGCCGGGATGGCGAAATATTTCGCGTCAGAGTCGGCAGTGACCAACAGCCAGGAGGCGATGCGCATCTATGGTGGCTACAGCTATTCCAAGGAATATGACATCGAACGCTATTATCGCGACGCGATGCTGATGTGCATTGGTGAGGGGACCAACGAAATGCAGCGAATGATCATCTCCAAGCAATGGGTCAAACGGAACCCCGCATGA